In the Plodia interpunctella isolate USDA-ARS_2022_Savannah chromosome 6, ilPloInte3.2, whole genome shotgun sequence genome, one interval contains:
- the Timp gene encoding tissue inhibitor of metalloproteinase isoform X2 — protein MKLCKQINYMMVDSMVTRWLALALLASSWRLAAACTCQPDHPQTHFCTSDFVIVGRVQKTFRGGYEFFDAYKVKIRNFFKATPKARLALRSGRLLTASQESMCGLELQPRETYLITGNIRQLQAHVDLCGYTRRWRDVTPRQRKGFRMLYKNGCACKVHMNRRRTKSPNTCVANYNDCYERHGICLHDRARRCRWTRTPALTRCMQAHYHNSTMRPV, from the exons ATGATGGTAGACAGCATGGTGACGAGGTGGCTGGCGCTGGCGCTCCTGGCCTCCAGCTGGCGCCTGGCTGCCGCCTGCACGTGCCAGCCTGACCACCCACAGACACATTTCTGCACTAGTGATTTTG TTATAGTCGGCAGAGtacaaaaaacatttaggGGAGGTTACGAATTCTTCGATGCATACAAAGTGAAAATAAGGAACTTTTTCAAA GCCACGCCCAAGGCGAGACTAGCGCTGCGGTCGGGCCGTCTACTGACCGCGTCGCAGGAGTCCATGTGTGGACTTGAACTGCAACCCAGGGAGACCTACCTGATCACAG GTAATATCAGGCAGCTGCAGGCTCACGTGGACCTGTGCGGGTACACGCGGCGCTGGCGGGACGTCACGCCGCGACAGAGGAAAGGATTCAGGATGCTCTACAAGAATGGATGCGCGTGCAAG gtgCACATGAACCGTCGACGGACGAAGTCGCCCAACACATGTGTTGCCAACTACAACGACTGCTACGAGCGACATGGCATCTGTTTGCACGATCGCGCGCGCCGTTGCCGGTGGACCAG AACTCCGGCGCTGACGAGGTGTATGCAGGCGCACTACCACAATAGCACCATGAGACCAGTATGA
- the Timp gene encoding tissue inhibitor of metalloproteinase isoform X3 has translation MMVDSMVTRWLALALLASSWRLAAACTCQPDHPQTHFCTSDFVIVGRVQKTFRGGYEFFDAYKVKIRNFFKATPKARLALRSGRLLTASQESMCGLELQPRETYLITGNIRQLQAHVDLCGYTRRWRDVTPRQRKGFRMLYKNGCACKVHMNRRRTKSPNTCVANYNDCYERHGICLHDRARRCRWTRTPALTRCMQAHYHNSTMRPV, from the exons ATGATGGTAGACAGCATGGTGACGAGGTGGCTGGCGCTGGCGCTCCTGGCCTCCAGCTGGCGCCTGGCTGCCGCCTGCACGTGCCAGCCTGACCACCCACAGACACATTTCTGCACTAGTGATTTTG TTATAGTCGGCAGAGtacaaaaaacatttaggGGAGGTTACGAATTCTTCGATGCATACAAAGTGAAAATAAGGAACTTTTTCAAA GCCACGCCCAAGGCGAGACTAGCGCTGCGGTCGGGCCGTCTACTGACCGCGTCGCAGGAGTCCATGTGTGGACTTGAACTGCAACCCAGGGAGACCTACCTGATCACAG GTAATATCAGGCAGCTGCAGGCTCACGTGGACCTGTGCGGGTACACGCGGCGCTGGCGGGACGTCACGCCGCGACAGAGGAAAGGATTCAGGATGCTCTACAAGAATGGATGCGCGTGCAAG gtgCACATGAACCGTCGACGGACGAAGTCGCCCAACACATGTGTTGCCAACTACAACGACTGCTACGAGCGACATGGCATCTGTTTGCACGATCGCGCGCGCCGTTGCCGGTGGACCAG AACTCCGGCGCTGACGAGGTGTATGCAGGCGCACTACCACAATAGCACCATGAGACCAGTATGA